Proteins from a single region of Haloterrigena alkaliphila:
- a CDS encoding pyruvoyl-dependent arginine decarboxylase: MSTIRVVWGAASAPTEMASYDAALAEAGVENYNLVSVSSVIPADADVEAVGTAPDLGPAGDRLTVVEARATTAGPGQVSAALSWSQSVEGPGLFYETAGETDQADVERRVREGLRAGQELRKWTFDEPSVAVESQRAESGTHTTALVLAVYGEGEPIC; this comes from the coding sequence ATGAGCACGATTCGAGTCGTCTGGGGGGCCGCGTCGGCACCCACCGAGATGGCCTCCTACGACGCCGCGCTCGCCGAGGCCGGCGTCGAGAACTACAACCTCGTCTCGGTCTCCTCGGTGATCCCCGCCGACGCCGACGTCGAAGCCGTCGGCACGGCGCCGGATCTCGGCCCCGCCGGCGACCGACTGACCGTCGTCGAGGCTCGAGCCACCACCGCCGGGCCGGGGCAGGTCAGCGCGGCGCTGTCGTGGTCCCAGTCGGTCGAGGGGCCGGGACTGTTCTACGAGACGGCCGGCGAGACGGATCAGGCGGACGTGGAACGCCGCGTTCGCGAGGGGCTGCGCGCGGGACAGGAACTGCGGAAGTGGACCTTCGACGAACCGTCGGTCGCCGTCGAGAGTCAGCGGGCCGAGTCGGGTACGCACACGACCGCGCTCGTCCTCGCGGTCTACGGCGAGGGCGAGCCGATATGTTGA
- a CDS encoding DUF5811 family protein, with amino-acid sequence MNGNTPYAGLPGETGAGQRAAADVPNLSRTQKRSLHRDVSRIAARTREFLPDEYVVDADVSTSLTGPQVTVAVRPPVGHAVSAGFTPDLEDIAAGDAVITDDERDEVARGLAASAALQVKQAVSNNVTPTGK; translated from the coding sequence ATGAACGGAAATACGCCGTACGCAGGGTTGCCGGGGGAGACGGGTGCTGGTCAGCGTGCCGCGGCGGACGTTCCGAACCTCTCGCGAACGCAAAAGCGCAGCCTCCACCGGGACGTATCGCGGATCGCCGCCCGGACCCGCGAGTTCCTCCCCGACGAGTACGTCGTCGACGCCGACGTCTCGACGAGCCTTACCGGCCCGCAGGTCACCGTCGCCGTTCGCCCCCCGGTCGGCCACGCCGTCAGTGCCGGCTTCACCCCCGATCTCGAGGATATCGCGGCCGGCGACGCGGTCATTACGGACGACGAGCGCGACGAGGTCGCTCGCGGCCTGGCCGCCAGCGCCGCCCTGCAGGTCAAGCAGGCGGTCAGCAACAACGTGACGCCGACCGGCAAGTAG